One part of the Macrobrachium rosenbergii isolate ZJJX-2024 chromosome 3, ASM4041242v1, whole genome shotgun sequence genome encodes these proteins:
- the LOC136856564 gene encoding serine hydrolase-like protein, with the protein MPNQVSWHEVNVGVGWGTLRGKRCIIGDPHAIPTHRIIGLHGWLDNANTFDRLVPFLSCGIEVFVLDLPGHGFSAHLPNGAHYSVLSYVINVRAVVLELGWKTFVFMSHSFGSLVASYYTALYPEDVLALILLDYIKPFDKHEPKVTWHLEVNLILRTEQEKISSCLFQRGGSLQKIIDSRKTGPKKNMHNIDEESAEVLLPRLTKQVDGGLTWIRDRKVHALFEMLYGNDNWLRILSTIKCPVLLIHALEGVFTGPDSEYEVVFDTLSANAQRFDYITLKGPHHIHLTNPSRVSPFVNSFLADVMSIKKNVTSRL; encoded by the coding sequence ATGCCAAACCAAGTAAGCTGGCACGAGGTAAATGTTGGTGTAGGTTGGGGTACCCTACGAGGGAAGAGATGCATCATAGGTGACCCTCATGCCATTCCAACACATCGAATAATTGGTCTTCATGGTTGGTTGGACAACGCCAATACCTTTGATCGCTTGGTGCCATTTTTGTCTTGCGGGATAGAAGTTTTTGTGCTTGACCTTCCTGGACACGGTTTTTCTGCCCATCTTCCTAATGGAGCGCATTACTCTGTTCTGTCATATGTTATCAATGTAAGAGCAGTGGTATTAGAACTTGGATGGAAAACCTTTGTGTTCATGTCCCACAGCTTTGGCTCACTGGTAGCATCATACTATACAGCATTGTATCCAGAGGATGTTTTGGCCTTAATCCTGTTAGATTACATCAAACCATTTGATAAACATGAACCTAAAGTAACTTGGCACTTGGAGGTTAATCTTATACTTAGAACTGAGCAGGAAAAAATCTCCTCCTGTTTATTCCAAAGAGGAGGctctttacagaaaataattgacTCCAGGAAGACTGGTCCcaagaaaaatatgcataatattGATGAAGAATCTGCAGAAGTTTTATTACCAAGGCTTACTAAACAAGTTGATGGTGGCCTTACATGGATCCGTGATCGCAAAGTACATGCATTATTTGAAATGCTGTATGGGAATGATAATTGGTTAAGAATTTTGTCAACAATCAAGTGCCCAGTTTTACTTATCCATGCTCTAGAAGGTGTGTTTACCGGGCCAGACTCGGAGTATGAGGTTGTTTTTGACACATTATCTGCAAATGCACAAAGATTCGATTATATAACATTAAAAGGTCCACATCACATCCATCTAACTAACCCATCACGAGTTTCACCCTTTGTGAATAGTTTCCTAGCTGATGTTATgagtataaagaaaaatgtaacctCCAGATTATAG
- the LOC136856546 gene encoding probable serine hydrolase isoform X2 has translation MESQVEWTELNVDIGWGVLRGKKCFTGSDGNRPLLQIFGIHGWMDNANTYDRLVPGLPSGTELCVLDLPGHGYSDHLPNVLRSEVNNTLKCEKDTDSHPIFSEEEAIKRIIRSRMGGPNNDIVNVDEDAARVLLTRLVKPVSGGLTWRHDRKAVARFKMFNQGSTWFYLIKQIKCPVLYFHPIDSIYDLTPSERNGVFDIFKSEIEFSKCVVVEGAHHVHLTHPYRVLPDITEFLLKLKETTQPSQSKL, from the exons ATGGAAAGCCAAGTGGAATGGACAGAACTGAATGTAGACATTGGCTGGGGAGTATTACgtggaaaaaaatgtttcacaGGCAGTGATGGTAACAGGCCTTTACTCCAGATATTTGGTATTCATGGATGGATGGATAATGCCAACACATATGATCGCCTTGTTCCTGGATTGCCCTCTGGGACAGAATTGTGTGTGCTTGATCTCCCAGGGCATGGATACTCAGATCATCTTCCCAATG tgttgagaTCAGAAGTGAATAACACTTTGAAATGTGAGAAGGATACAGATTCTCACCCTatattttctgaagaagaagCCATAAAACGAATTATAAGATCACGGATGGGGGGACCCAATAATGATATTGTAAATGTTGATGAGGATGCTGCCAGAGTACTACTAACAAGACTGGTGAAGCCTGTAAGTGGTGGTCTGACATGGAGACACGACCGTAAAGCAGTTGCACGATTTAAGATGTTTAACCAGGGTAGCACTTGGTTCTATCTTATTAAGCAGATTAAGTGCCCAGTATTATACTTCCATCCAATTGATAGTATTTATGACTTAACTCCTTCTGAACGAAACGGtgtttttgatatatttaaatcTGAAATTGAATTCTCCAAATGTGTTGTAGTTGAAGGTGCTCACCATGTCCATCTAACACACCCATATCGGGTACTTCCTGATATAACAgaatttctcttaaaattaaaGGAGACTACTCAGCCTTCACAGTCAAAGCTTTAA
- the LOC136856546 gene encoding serine hydrolase-like protein isoform X1 yields MESQVEWTELNVDIGWGVLRGKKCFTGSDGNRPLLQIFGIHGWMDNANTYDRLVPGLPSGTELCVLDLPGHGYSDHLPNGAYYSALTYVINVKAAVTKLGWKSFILIIHSLGGLIGYFYTALFPKEVSAIICFDSLTFKPAPGFFSVLRSEVNNTLKCEKDTDSHPIFSEEEAIKRIIRSRMGGPNNDIVNVDEDAARVLLTRLVKPVSGGLTWRHDRKAVARFKMFNQGSTWFYLIKQIKCPVLYFHPIDSIYDLTPSERNGVFDIFKSEIEFSKCVVVEGAHHVHLTHPYRVLPDITEFLLKLKETTQPSQSKL; encoded by the coding sequence ATGGAAAGCCAAGTGGAATGGACAGAACTGAATGTAGACATTGGCTGGGGAGTATTACgtggaaaaaaatgtttcacaGGCAGTGATGGTAACAGGCCTTTACTCCAGATATTTGGTATTCATGGATGGATGGATAATGCCAACACATATGATCGCCTTGTTCCTGGATTGCCCTCTGGGACAGAATTGTGTGTGCTTGATCTCCCAGGGCATGGATACTCAGATCATCTTCCCAATGGTGCATATTACAGTGCACTAACTTATGTTATCAATGTTAAAGCAGCTGTGACAAAACTTGGATGGAAATCTTTTATACTTATCATCCATAGCTTAGGTGGTTTGATTGGATATTTTTATACAGCATTGTTCCCAAAAGAAGTATCAGCAATAATTTGTTTTGATTCATTGACATTTAAACCTGCTCCtggttttttttcagtgttgagaTCAGAAGTGAATAACACTTTGAAATGTGAGAAGGATACAGATTCTCACCCTatattttctgaagaagaagCCATAAAACGAATTATAAGATCACGGATGGGGGGACCCAATAATGATATTGTAAATGTTGATGAGGATGCTGCCAGAGTACTACTAACAAGACTGGTGAAGCCTGTAAGTGGTGGTCTGACATGGAGACACGACCGTAAAGCAGTTGCACGATTTAAGATGTTTAACCAGGGTAGCACTTGGTTCTATCTTATTAAGCAGATTAAGTGCCCAGTATTATACTTCCATCCAATTGATAGTATTTATGACTTAACTCCTTCTGAACGAAACGGtgtttttgatatatttaaatcTGAAATTGAATTCTCCAAATGTGTTGTAGTTGAAGGTGCTCACCATGTCCATCTAACACACCCATATCGGGTACTTCCTGATATAACAgaatttctcttaaaattaaaGGAGACTACTCAGCCTTCACAGTCAAAGCTTTAA